A window of Pyrobaculum aerophilum str. IM2 contains these coding sequences:
- a CDS encoding PaREP1 family protein: MDVVVEKPWRNLQEYIKARLEEAAVELQLALILMGEGYTRNAAGKLFQAFKSYLAAAAGEKREELAARLRDVDKLIAYMPTRALVKISTLLGLEREARVALALRQYQYNGPDPEGITSLYPDRESAKRDFCWLAKRLIELTGSEKDLYTKACGAPEVDSKSD; this comes from the coding sequence GTGGACGTGGTAGTAGAAAAGCCCTGGAGGAATTTACAGGAGTACATTAAGGCGAGGCTTGAAGAGGCTGCTGTCGAGCTACAGCTGGCCTTAATTTTAATGGGGGAAGGCTATACGAGAAACGCCGCCGGGAAGTTATTTCAAGCGTTCAAGTCCTATTTGGCCGCGGCTGCCGGCGAGAAGAGGGAGGAACTCGCCGCCCGCCTAAGAGATGTGGACAAGTTAATTGCCTATATGCCAACGAGGGCTTTGGTAAAAATTTCAACGCTTTTAGGCCTTGAGAGAGAGGCCCGCGTGGCCCTAGCCTTACGCCAATATCAATACAACGGGCCAGACCCCGAGGGGATAACGTCGTTATACCCAGACAGAGAATCCGCCAAACGCGACTTCTGCTGGCTTGCCAAAAGGCTGATAGAGCTAACCGGCTCTGAAAAAGATTTGTATACTAAAGCCTGCGGAGCGCCAGAGGTAGACTCAAAATCCGATTAG